A single genomic interval of Nitratidesulfovibrio sp. SRB-5 harbors:
- a CDS encoding sensor domain-containing diguanylate cyclase, which translates to MASFERHRNTPTMGVRGWLLLLALVAGLPTTMFSVFAMVEHMRAQQEKTDAELRRQVLAVAQAVDAELSAKAAMLHALAASQDPERMDIGQLYRQAKGVGSVHREVQSLALAGHDGNQVFNTWEPLGVVLPPTGDLASVRRALDEDRPVVSDLFQGSILLQPVTALGVPMQVDRGHRYVLRMYIGVAAYARLLEEERLPEGWASTLVDGQGTILARTLRPEVTVGQVVGPRLREMFRSSEVMEADNREGDPVRFAVAPVGGWGWHAVVQVPVAMLQAAMRDYLLHLAGIGGACIVMGFAGAWLLSRRFVREVELAARSCLLPQAEDEPARRTMVRELRQVGDELAAAREREEMALRDGLTGLAGRALFLRHARRLLETSRHDTSLRLAVMFIDLDGFKQLNDQYGHAEGDAVLLRTARVLEGAVRSSDVVGRLGGDEFVLCLVLQADTACEVARGVAARVVSGVAQIGLGVGCSVGIALGRTGGYPELSEEDAPAGLPDDGTDAGQAAMRPEDAGAGTGGGSGGADGLADGSPHSVGATLPGAPAPLRVLLEEADKAMYVAKQAGKNSYHLQDMSTCE; encoded by the coding sequence ATGGCAAGCTTCGAGCGTCATCGGAACACGCCCACCATGGGGGTGCGCGGCTGGCTGTTGCTGCTCGCGCTGGTCGCCGGCCTGCCCACCACCATGTTTTCCGTGTTCGCCATGGTCGAGCACATGCGGGCACAGCAGGAGAAGACCGACGCGGAACTGCGGCGGCAGGTGCTGGCCGTGGCCCAGGCCGTTGATGCGGAACTGTCGGCCAAGGCGGCCATGCTGCACGCCCTGGCGGCCTCGCAGGATCCGGAAAGAATGGATATCGGCCAGTTGTACCGCCAGGCCAAGGGCGTGGGCAGCGTGCACCGCGAGGTGCAGTCGCTGGCGCTGGCGGGCCATGACGGCAACCAGGTTTTCAACACGTGGGAACCGCTGGGCGTTGTGCTGCCGCCCACGGGCGACTTGGCGTCCGTCCGGCGTGCCCTGGACGAGGACCGGCCCGTGGTGTCCGACCTGTTTCAGGGCAGCATCCTGCTCCAGCCGGTCACGGCGCTGGGCGTGCCGATGCAGGTGGACCGGGGGCACCGGTACGTGCTGCGCATGTACATCGGGGTGGCGGCGTACGCCCGCCTGCTGGAGGAGGAACGCCTGCCGGAGGGGTGGGCCTCCACACTGGTGGACGGGCAGGGGACCATCCTGGCCCGGACGCTGCGGCCCGAGGTGACCGTGGGGCAGGTGGTGGGGCCGCGCCTGCGCGAGATGTTTCGCTCTTCCGAAGTGATGGAAGCAGACAATCGCGAGGGGGATCCCGTGCGCTTTGCCGTGGCTCCGGTGGGGGGGTGGGGCTGGCACGCGGTGGTGCAAGTGCCCGTGGCCATGTTGCAGGCAGCCATGCGCGATTATCTGTTGCACCTGGCGGGCATTGGCGGGGCCTGCATCGTCATGGGGTTTGCCGGGGCGTGGCTGCTGTCGCGCCGATTCGTCAGGGAGGTGGAACTGGCTGCCCGTTCGTGCCTTCTGCCGCAGGCGGAGGACGAACCGGCCCGCCGCACCATGGTGCGCGAATTGCGCCAGGTGGGTGATGAACTGGCCGCCGCCCGCGAGCGCGAGGAAATGGCCCTGCGCGACGGCCTGACCGGCCTGGCGGGACGGGCGCTGTTTCTGAGGCATGCCCGGCGCCTTCTGGAAACCAGCCGCCACGACACATCATTGCGGCTGGCCGTCATGTTCATCGATCTTGACGGGTTCAAGCAGCTCAACGACCAGTACGGCCACGCCGAAGGAGATGCGGTTCTGCTTCGCACGGCCCGGGTGCTGGAGGGCGCGGTGCGCTCGTCGGATGTCGTGGGGCGTCTGGGCGGGGACGAATTCGTGCTGTGCCTGGTCTTGCAGGCCGACACGGCCTGCGAGGTGGCCCGCGGCGTGGCCGCGCGCGTGGTATCCGGGGTGGCGCAGATAGGGCTTGGCGTCGGATGCAGCGTGGGCATCGCGCTGGGCAGGACGGGCGGATATCCCGAATTGTCGGAAGAGGACGCCCCCGCAGGGCTGCCGGACGATGGAACGGACGCCGGTCAGGCTGCCATGCGCCCGGAAGATGCTGGTGCCGGGACTGGTGGCGGAAGCGGCGGGGCGGATGGCCTTGCGGACGGCAGCCCCCATAGCGTGGGGGCAACGTTGCCCGGCGCCCCCGCCCCCCTGCGCGTTCTGCTGGAAGAGGCCGACAAGGCCATGTACGTGGCCAAGCAGGCGGGCAAGAACAGCTACCACCTGCAGGACATGTCCACCTGCGAGTGA
- a CDS encoding glycyl-radical enzyme activating protein, translated as MNPTDDTNVNGIVFNIQKYSVHDGPGIRTVVFLKGCPLRCDWCSNPESQAARIQLAYNTGRCLGLAQCVRCVEMCLSGAISRGEDDRITIDRALCAECTRDCTSVCPSNALITYGVRRTVQEVLRTVEQDSLFYARSGGGMTLSGGEPLMQGDFALALLREARRRRIGTAVETCGHVQWETLDEACRLARTLLFDLKHVDPARHEAGTGVTNTLILENFLRVMEHHPKLHVMVRTPVIPGFNDDEAAISAILDVLAPYPHVEYSLLPYHRLGTQKYHFLGRETPMGEVKLDEARMSGLLRLVAARRGKG; from the coding sequence ATGAACCCCACGGACGACACAAACGTCAACGGCATCGTCTTCAACATCCAGAAATACTCCGTCCACGATGGCCCGGGCATCCGCACCGTCGTCTTCCTGAAAGGGTGCCCGCTGCGGTGCGACTGGTGCTCCAATCCGGAATCGCAGGCCGCGCGCATTCAACTGGCCTACAACACAGGCCGGTGTCTCGGGCTTGCGCAATGCGTGCGCTGCGTGGAAATGTGCCTGTCCGGGGCCATATCGCGCGGGGAGGATGATCGCATCACCATCGACCGGGCCCTGTGCGCGGAATGCACGCGCGACTGCACCTCCGTCTGCCCGTCCAATGCCCTGATCACCTACGGGGTACGGCGCACGGTGCAGGAGGTACTGCGCACGGTGGAACAGGACAGCCTGTTCTATGCCCGATCCGGCGGCGGCATGACCCTTTCCGGCGGCGAACCCCTGATGCAGGGCGACTTTGCCCTGGCCCTGCTGCGCGAGGCGCGCAGGCGTCGCATCGGCACCGCCGTGGAAACCTGCGGCCACGTGCAGTGGGAAACCCTGGACGAGGCCTGCCGCCTGGCGCGCACCCTGCTCTTCGACCTGAAGCACGTGGACCCGGCCCGGCACGAGGCCGGAACCGGCGTGACCAACACGCTGATCCTGGAAAATTTCCTTCGGGTGATGGAACATCACCCAAAACTGCACGTGATGGTGCGCACCCCCGTCATACCCGGGTTCAACGACGACGAAGCGGCCATTTCAGCCATTCTCGACGTCCTTGCGCCATACCCTCACGTGGAATACAGCCTGCTTCCCTACCACCGGCTGGGCACCCAGAAGTACCACTTCCTGGGACGTGAAACGCCCATGGGCGAGGTGAAGCTGGACGAGGCGCGCATGTCGGGGCTGCTGCGCCTCGTGGCCGCCCGTCGGGGTAAGGGCTAG
- a CDS encoding ABC transporter C-terminal domain-containing protein has protein sequence MSDWTMELMQGYGVSSTDYISGISNTRRATQSVAATQSGDRVSISEEAMRLAREMLAARQQAEADAAQQAGTLTEAGTTDGDTADASASSSTSASAAADGGGSGGDSTAKQIEELQKKIEQLQQQISQVEQGSSPDGVKESVTRPLYQQINELQQQINELQAQAAKQASGGGGGSAVSFASLGKSAK, from the coding sequence ATGAGCGATTGGACAATGGAATTGATGCAGGGCTACGGGGTGTCGTCCACCGACTACATTTCGGGCATCTCCAACACCCGGCGTGCCACGCAAAGTGTTGCCGCCACGCAGTCCGGCGACCGGGTGTCCATATCCGAGGAAGCCATGCGCCTTGCCCGCGAGATGCTGGCCGCGCGCCAGCAGGCCGAGGCGGACGCCGCCCAGCAGGCGGGCACCCTGACCGAAGCGGGCACGACGGACGGAGACACCGCCGACGCGTCGGCCTCTTCCTCCACCTCTGCCTCTGCCGCCGCTGATGGTGGCGGTTCGGGCGGCGATTCCACGGCCAAGCAGATCGAGGAACTGCAAAAGAAGATCGAACAGTTGCAGCAGCAAATCTCGCAGGTGGAGCAGGGTTCCTCGCCCGACGGGGTGAAGGAATCGGTCACCCGCCCGCTGTATCAGCAGATCAACGAGTTGCAGCAGCAGATCAACGAATTGCAGGCCCAGGCCGCCAAGCAGGCCTCCGGCGGGGGCGGCGGCAGCGCCGTGTCGTTCGCGTCTCTCGGCAAGTCGGCAAAATAG
- a CDS encoding ABC transporter substrate-binding protein, with translation MLRPSWRFITGLTLLTLSLASTAMAEKFVVGYQPYDTISYQAIVNAELGLWKKYVPQGTEIEFQGALQGTVVANNMLADKAHIGYMSVMPATILCSKPEQAEIKMVATLGMSEGTRCSLVLVRKDAPRFESVEALARWMDDKVIAAPKGSASDQYLMRFFEKYNVKPKEYLNQSIEVIGTNFRIGKIDAASLWEPTLSRIADDVGEGVAHIAADGRACDNPDLGILVMRKDFMEKHPDVAKGYLRAELEAQRFLLDPANWSKVIDMVSKHASGIPKQVLWYSLYGKIPADSKESVREWKSFYFNERERKNIAEVAPFLLKDKRIKALPPEGTVDDAMARAAVKEAGITPVSDSVTLGVIEGAPASASPFKE, from the coding sequence ATGCTAAGACCGTCATGGCGTTTCATCACGGGCCTGACCCTGCTCACGCTGTCCCTTGCCTCCACCGCGATGGCCGAGAAATTCGTGGTGGGCTACCAGCCTTACGACACCATCTCGTACCAGGCCATCGTCAACGCGGAACTCGGCCTGTGGAAGAAGTACGTGCCGCAGGGCACGGAAATCGAATTCCAGGGTGCGCTGCAAGGCACCGTGGTCGCCAACAACATGTTGGCCGACAAGGCGCACATCGGCTACATGAGCGTGATGCCCGCCACCATCCTGTGCTCCAAGCCCGAGCAGGCGGAGATCAAGATGGTGGCCACCCTGGGCATGTCCGAGGGCACCCGTTGCTCGCTGGTCCTGGTCCGCAAGGACGCCCCCCGCTTTGAATCCGTCGAGGCCCTGGCCCGCTGGATGGACGACAAGGTCATCGCCGCGCCCAAGGGCAGCGCGTCCGACCAGTACCTGATGCGCTTCTTCGAAAAGTACAACGTGAAGCCGAAGGAATACCTCAACCAGTCCATCGAGGTCATCGGCACCAACTTCCGCATCGGCAAGATCGACGCCGCCTCGCTGTGGGAACCCACCCTGTCGCGCATCGCCGACGACGTGGGCGAGGGCGTGGCGCACATCGCCGCCGACGGTCGCGCCTGCGACAACCCCGATCTCGGCATCCTGGTCATGCGCAAGGACTTCATGGAGAAGCACCCCGACGTGGCCAAGGGCTACCTGCGCGCCGAACTGGAGGCCCAGCGCTTCCTGCTGGACCCCGCCAACTGGTCCAAGGTCATCGACATGGTGTCCAAGCACGCCAGCGGCATTCCCAAGCAGGTGCTGTGGTACTCGCTGTACGGCAAGATTCCGGCCGATTCCAAGGAATCCGTGCGCGAGTGGAAGTCGTTCTACTTCAACGAGCGTGAACGCAAGAACATCGCCGAAGTGGCGCCCTTCCTGCTGAAGGACAAGCGCATCAAGGCGCTGCCCCCCGAAGGCACCGTGGATGACGCCATGGCCCGTGCCGCGGTCAAGGAAGCCGGCATCACCCCGGTCAGCGACAGCGTGACCCTGGGCGTGATCGAAGGCGCCCCCGCCAGCGCCAGCCCGTTCAAGGAGTAA
- a CDS encoding glycyl radical protein yields MRNPECCEVMTPHEQRLYDKMEGKEDRFRAGHRRVFTILESFEGLRPRIDVERALYFTRSMRVTEGQPLVLRWAKAMLHVAENITVYIDDHQLLAGRAGAQGRYGILYPELDGDFLGLAIEDLPKRTESPFTITPEDARVVVEEIAPYWKGRTYHEHLNMALPAEVHKLTYDDSDGLHSRFIVNETSSFRSSIQWVHDYEKVLQKGFGGLKQEALDKLAALDPLSPADNCEKRPFLEAVTIVCDAMVTWARRHAALAREKAAAESSPARKAELLAMADICQRVPEHPARTFREAVQSQWFTQMFSRIEQKTGTIVSNGRMDQYFYPFYKKDLAEGRLTEDSALELIECMWVGMAQFIDLYISPTGGAFNEGYAHWEAVTVGGQTPDGSDATNDLTYLFLKSKREFPLHYPDLAARIHSRAPERYLWEVAETIKDGSGFPKLINDEEIIPLYVSKGATFEEAYDYAVSGCTEARMPNRDTYTSGGAYINFAAALEMVLYNGRMKKYGEADLGEHTGDPREFKTWDDLWNAYVAQHKLFLKTAFMQQHIINNLRARHFAQPMGSTLHDLCMKHCLDLHTPQIPEGINLGYFEYIGYGTVVDSLAALKKVVFEDKTLTMAEVIDALECNFEGREDVRQMLRNAPCYGNNDDYADTIARDIDLLSVEYGARYSKDLGMHNDVRYVPFTSHVPFGKVVSATPNGRKAWTPLSDGSSASHGADVNGPTAVMLSNFHSKNYGYRARAARMLNIKFTPKCLEGDDGTQKLVSFIRTFCDLKLWHVQFNVINRETLLAAQRDPEKYRNLIVRIAGYSAYFVDLSPDLQNDLIARTEHGTM; encoded by the coding sequence ATGCGCAATCCCGAATGCTGCGAGGTCATGACCCCGCACGAACAGCGCCTGTACGACAAGATGGAAGGCAAGGAGGACCGCTTCCGCGCCGGGCACCGGCGAGTGTTCACCATCCTCGAGTCCTTCGAGGGGCTGCGCCCGCGCATCGACGTGGAACGCGCACTGTACTTCACCCGGTCCATGCGCGTCACCGAGGGTCAGCCGCTGGTGTTGCGCTGGGCGAAAGCCATGCTGCACGTGGCCGAGAACATCACCGTGTACATCGACGACCACCAGCTGCTGGCGGGGCGCGCCGGCGCACAGGGGCGCTACGGCATCCTGTACCCGGAACTGGACGGCGACTTCCTGGGCCTTGCCATAGAGGATCTGCCCAAGCGCACCGAATCGCCCTTCACCATCACCCCGGAAGACGCCCGGGTGGTGGTGGAGGAAATCGCCCCCTACTGGAAGGGCCGCACCTACCACGAACACCTGAACATGGCCCTGCCCGCGGAAGTGCACAAGCTGACCTACGATGACTCCGACGGCCTGCATTCGCGGTTCATCGTCAACGAGACCTCGTCGTTCCGCTCGTCCATCCAATGGGTGCACGACTACGAGAAGGTGCTGCAAAAGGGCTTCGGCGGCCTGAAGCAGGAGGCGCTGGACAAACTGGCCGCCCTCGACCCGCTGAGCCCCGCCGACAACTGCGAGAAGCGCCCCTTCCTGGAAGCCGTGACCATCGTGTGCGACGCCATGGTCACCTGGGCCAGGCGTCATGCCGCCCTGGCCCGTGAAAAGGCGGCGGCGGAAAGCAGCCCCGCCCGCAAGGCCGAACTGCTGGCCATGGCCGACATCTGCCAACGCGTGCCCGAGCACCCTGCCCGCACCTTCCGCGAGGCCGTGCAGTCGCAGTGGTTCACCCAGATGTTCTCGCGCATCGAGCAGAAGACCGGCACCATCGTCTCCAACGGGCGCATGGACCAGTACTTCTACCCCTTCTACAAGAAGGACCTGGCCGAAGGCCGCCTGACCGAAGATTCCGCCCTCGAACTCATCGAGTGCATGTGGGTGGGCATGGCCCAGTTCATCGACCTGTACATCTCGCCCACCGGCGGCGCCTTCAACGAAGGCTACGCCCACTGGGAGGCGGTGACCGTGGGCGGCCAGACCCCCGACGGCAGTGACGCCACCAACGACCTGACCTATCTGTTCCTGAAGTCCAAGCGCGAATTCCCGCTGCACTACCCCGACCTTGCGGCGCGCATCCACTCGCGCGCGCCGGAACGCTACCTGTGGGAAGTGGCGGAAACCATCAAGGATGGCTCGGGCTTTCCCAAGCTGATCAACGACGAGGAAATCATCCCCCTCTACGTCTCCAAGGGGGCCACCTTCGAGGAAGCGTACGACTACGCCGTGTCGGGCTGCACCGAGGCGCGCATGCCCAACCGCGACACCTACACCTCGGGCGGCGCCTACATCAACTTCGCCGCCGCGCTGGAAATGGTGCTCTACAATGGCCGCATGAAGAAGTACGGCGAGGCCGACCTTGGCGAACACACCGGCGACCCGCGCGAATTCAAGACCTGGGACGACCTGTGGAACGCCTACGTGGCGCAGCACAAGCTGTTCCTGAAGACGGCCTTCATGCAGCAGCACATCATCAACAACCTGCGTGCCCGCCACTTCGCGCAGCCCATGGGCTCCACCCTGCACGACCTGTGCATGAAGCACTGCCTCGACCTGCACACCCCGCAGATTCCCGAGGGCATCAACCTCGGCTACTTCGAGTACATCGGCTACGGCACCGTGGTGGACTCGCTGGCGGCGCTGAAGAAGGTGGTCTTCGAAGACAAGACCCTGACCATGGCGGAAGTCATCGATGCCCTGGAATGCAACTTCGAGGGCAGGGAGGACGTGCGCCAGATGCTCCGCAACGCCCCCTGCTACGGCAACAACGACGACTACGCCGACACCATAGCCCGCGACATCGACCTGCTGTCCGTGGAATACGGCGCCCGCTACTCCAAAGACCTCGGCATGCACAACGACGTGCGCTACGTGCCCTTCACCTCGCACGTGCCGTTCGGCAAGGTGGTCAGCGCCACCCCCAACGGACGCAAGGCATGGACCCCGCTGTCCGACGGTTCGTCCGCCTCGCACGGGGCCGACGTCAACGGCCCCACGGCGGTGATGCTCTCCAACTTCCACTCCAAGAACTATGGCTACCGGGCGCGCGCGGCGCGCATGCTGAACATCAAGTTCACGCCCAAATGCCTGGAAGGCGACGACGGCACCCAGAAGCTGGTCTCGTTCATCCGCACCTTCTGCGACCTGAAGCTGTGGCACGTGCAGTTCAACGTCATCAACCGCGAAACCCTGCTGGCCGCCCAGCGCGACCCCGAGAAGTACCGCAACCTCATCGTGCGCATCGCGGGCTACAGCGCCTACTTCGTGGACCTGTCGCCCGACCTGCAGAACGACCTGATCGCCCGTACCGAACACGGCACCATGTAG
- a CDS encoding amidohydrolase family protein, whose amino-acid sequence MPVIDFRFRPNTPETITGIATSNMFKAACAAIGFERRKPQPLEDIVAGLAARGVTRCVITGRDSETTYGSPSNNGSVLAFVRAYPELFTGFWGVDPHKGMAAVRELRHAVAELGMRGAAIDPYLAHLRPDEARYYPVYAACCDLGIPVVVTTAPPPQVPGAVMGYTDPRHVDVVARDFPDLRIVMSHGGYPFVNEAIFACLRNANVYMDCSEYELAPMADAYVQAMNTLIPDKVVFASAHPFIEQADALDIYASMPLSAEVREKVMYRNALRVLGETA is encoded by the coding sequence ATGCCTGTCATCGACTTTCGCTTCCGGCCCAATACGCCGGAAACCATCACCGGCATCGCCACCAGCAACATGTTCAAGGCTGCCTGCGCGGCCATCGGCTTCGAACGGCGCAAGCCCCAACCCCTTGAGGACATCGTGGCGGGCCTGGCGGCGCGCGGCGTCACGCGCTGCGTGATCACCGGGCGCGACAGCGAGACCACCTACGGCTCCCCGTCCAACAACGGGAGCGTGCTGGCCTTCGTGCGGGCGTATCCGGAACTGTTCACCGGTTTCTGGGGGGTGGACCCGCACAAGGGCATGGCCGCCGTGCGCGAACTGCGCCACGCCGTGGCGGAACTGGGCATGCGCGGCGCCGCCATCGACCCGTACCTGGCGCACCTGCGGCCCGACGAGGCGCGCTACTACCCGGTGTACGCGGCCTGCTGCGATCTGGGCATCCCGGTGGTGGTCACCACGGCCCCGCCGCCGCAGGTGCCCGGCGCGGTGATGGGCTACACCGACCCGCGCCACGTGGACGTGGTGGCCCGCGACTTTCCGGACCTGCGCATCGTCATGAGCCACGGCGGGTATCCCTTCGTGAACGAGGCCATCTTCGCCTGCCTGCGCAACGCCAACGTGTACATGGACTGCTCGGAGTACGAGCTTGCGCCCATGGCCGATGCCTACGTGCAGGCCATGAACACCCTGATCCCCGACAAGGTGGTGTTCGCCAGCGCGCATCCGTTCATCGAACAGGCGGACGCGCTGGACATCTACGCCAGCATGCCCCTTTCCGCAGAGGTGCGGGAAAAGGTGATGTACCGCAATGCGTTGCGCGTGCTGGGAGAGACGGCATGA
- a CDS encoding sigma-54 interaction domain-containing protein translates to MEKILQHFKSIIDIFSDGIYISDRDGTTLLVNRMYEQLTGLRQQDLRGRNVTTLVEEGVFDRIVNPEIVRSRRPSTSVQNVRGEKKIILRGYPVLDETGEVCLVVTFARDITMITQFRDQIAQQKQLIDEFHERLESMIQTSASPTHPIFCSEAMRSLVARLQRVAGTDATLLLLGETGVGKDVLARLAHEHSPRSERMFLKVDCGSIAPNLIESELFGYVPGAFSGANAKGKAGYFEMAEGGTVFLDEIGELPLSMQTKLLRVLQDQEVTRVGATQPRKVDVRIIAATNRDLGDDVRTGKFRSDLFYRLSVAVLQIPPLRERREDIAPLARHFLERYASKYRRSMEIAESTLDALESYGWPGNVREMQNFIQGMVVTGDRPTITCADLPPHMAEACRPGQAYTMPEMQEPRALREIMDEIEREILERAITRHGSVNKVARLFKVSRTTIFRKLREQSPGSEPDGQDETGGTDGINKAGGINKTGEAGKTG, encoded by the coding sequence ATGGAAAAGATACTCCAGCATTTCAAAAGCATCATCGACATCTTCAGCGACGGCATCTACATCTCGGACCGCGACGGCACCACCCTGCTGGTCAACCGGATGTACGAGCAGCTGACAGGCCTGCGCCAGCAGGACCTGCGCGGTCGCAATGTCACCACGCTGGTGGAGGAAGGGGTTTTCGACCGCATCGTCAACCCCGAGATCGTGCGTTCCAGACGCCCGTCCACCTCGGTGCAGAACGTGCGCGGCGAAAAGAAGATCATCCTGCGCGGCTACCCCGTGCTGGACGAGACGGGCGAGGTGTGCCTGGTGGTCACCTTCGCGCGGGACATCACCATGATCACCCAGTTCCGCGACCAGATCGCCCAGCAGAAACAGCTCATCGACGAATTTCACGAGCGTCTGGAAAGCATGATCCAGACCAGCGCATCGCCCACGCACCCCATTTTTTGCAGCGAGGCCATGCGGTCACTGGTGGCGCGGCTGCAACGGGTGGCGGGCACGGACGCCACGCTCCTGCTGCTGGGCGAGACCGGGGTCGGCAAGGACGTGCTGGCCCGCCTGGCGCACGAGCACAGCCCCCGCAGCGAACGCATGTTCCTGAAGGTGGACTGCGGCAGCATCGCCCCGAACCTCATCGAATCGGAACTGTTCGGGTACGTGCCGGGGGCTTTTTCCGGCGCCAACGCCAAGGGCAAGGCCGGTTATTTCGAGATGGCGGAAGGCGGCACCGTGTTTCTGGACGAGATAGGCGAACTGCCCCTGTCCATGCAGACCAAGCTGTTGCGCGTGCTGCAGGACCAGGAGGTAACCCGCGTGGGCGCCACCCAGCCGCGCAAGGTGGACGTGCGCATCATCGCCGCCACCAACCGCGACCTGGGCGACGACGTGCGCACCGGCAAGTTCCGCAGCGACCTGTTCTACCGACTGAGCGTGGCGGTGCTGCAAATCCCGCCGCTACGCGAACGGCGCGAGGACATCGCCCCCCTGGCCCGCCACTTTCTGGAGCGCTACGCATCCAAGTACCGAAGATCCATGGAAATTGCGGAATCAACACTGGACGCTCTGGAAAGCTATGGCTGGCCCGGCAACGTGCGCGAGATGCAGAACTTCATCCAGGGCATGGTGGTTACCGGAGACCGCCCCACCATCACCTGTGCCGACCTGCCCCCGCACATGGCCGAGGCCTGCCGCCCCGGCCAAGCCTACACCATGCCGGAGATGCAGGAACCGCGTGCACTGCGCGAAATCATGGATGAAATAGAGCGCGAAATCCTGGAGCGGGCCATCACCCGGCATGGCTCCGTGAACAAGGTGGCGCGCCTGTTCAAGGTCAGCCGCACAACCATCTTCCGGAAACTGCGCGAACAGTCCCCCGGCAGCGAACCCGATGGTCAGGATGAGACCGGCGGAACGGACGGGATCAACAAGGCTGGCGGGATCAACAAGACTGGCGAAGCTGGCAAGACTGGCTGA
- a CDS encoding YkgJ family cysteine cluster protein, with amino-acid sequence MPTCVRCGKCCALLHLMTVDAGDVARWRREGREDILCRVGETRGPDGTTHEVWLSPRADGGGSGGGDDGHCPWLRHTPDGHGICSIHETKPTLCRDYPAGCAQARRIGCLARP; translated from the coding sequence ATGCCCACCTGTGTGCGTTGCGGAAAGTGCTGTGCCCTGCTGCACCTGATGACCGTGGACGCGGGCGACGTGGCCCGCTGGCGGCGCGAAGGGCGGGAAGACATCCTGTGCAGGGTGGGCGAAACCCGTGGCCCCGACGGCACGACCCACGAGGTCTGGCTTTCGCCCCGTGCCGACGGCGGGGGCAGCGGCGGCGGCGATGACGGCCACTGCCCGTGGCTGCGCCATACCCCGGACGGGCACGGCATCTGCTCCATCCACGAGACCAAGCCCACCCTCTGCCGCGACTATCCGGCAGGATGCGCCCAAGCCCGGCGCATCGGCTGCCTGGCCCGGCCCTGA